Proteins encoded by one window of Vitis vinifera cultivar Pinot Noir 40024 chromosome 10, ASM3070453v1:
- the LOC100266813 gene encoding probable ubiquitin-conjugating enzyme E2 24, with amino-acid sequence MDMLLSDSDWESFSESGSSEDQEDIDSMYGGKAQSILSSLEETIGKIDDFLSFERGFIHGDIVCSVADPSGQMGRVVDVDMLVDLENVYGKVIKDVNSKKLLKIRSISIGDYVVLGPWLGRVSKVVDSVTILFDDGAKCEVTATDHKKIFPISPDLLEDPQYQYYPGQRVQVRLSTLSKSARWLCGAWKENRTDGTVCAVEAGLVSVDWLASALVGSGLSLPAPPCWQDSKKLTLLSCFSHANWQLGDWCMLPVSDRKGVMEKNCLSVSTCEHILGHMKLERGFKRMNLSFERENIFVMVKIKTKVDVQWQDGSCSVGLDPQSLFPINIVDAHEFWPEQFVLEKGTCDDPNVSSSQRWGVVEVVDAKERIVKVKWKNFALNEGNDLEEGLMEETVSAYELVEHPDYSYCLGDFVFRLERNQLVDQADGQNFNNNAIAEMGMGKEIPLKGETCSKDQNEYSDKYYSSHIGNVVGFKDGGVKVKWATGLTTQVAPNEIFRIDKFEGSSTTPEENIEELNHELIEDDNQSSPGKEKDVSDLNIVDKDCTKYPWQSTSSLLPRAVIGFFLSIAASLFGSPDSALLSGQLSSSHCSEDENESGTHLKGVLNSCNPCTEEQHIVVDDLQASGETSVKEEIKEIGGDKDLPFSSGSKNPEQFSQFDMVCDCSDHHFVDSAGKGLALSQVKIGWLKKVQQEWSMLEKNLPETIYVRIYEERMDLLRAAIVGPSATPYHDGLFFFDIFLPPEYPHEPPLVHYNSGGLRVNPNLYESGKVCLSLLNTWTGTGTEVWNPGSSTILQVLLSLQALVLNEKPYFNEAGYDKQMGRAEGEKNSISYNENAFIGTCRSILYLLRNPPKHFEALVEEHFNQCSQHFLLACKAYMEGAPVGCAFEQKKTAEESQKGSSTGFKIMLAKLFPKLVEAFSARGIDCSQFVEMEKGICYNWGKQP; translated from the exons ATGGATATGCTCCTTAGTGATTCTGATTGGGAGAGTTTCAGTGAGAGTGGTAGCAGTGAGGATCAAGAGGACATTGACTCTATGTATGGTGGGAAGGCTCAGAGCATTTTGTCAAGCCTGGAGGAGACTATTGGGAAAATTGATGATTTCCTTTCATTTGAGAGGGGATTCATACATGGGGACATTGTGTGCTCTGTAGCAGATCCATCAGGACAGATGGGGAGAGTGGTGGACGTGGATATGCTTGTGGACTTGGAAAATGTTTATGGAAAAGTCATAAAAGATGTGAATTCCAAGAAACTTTTAAAGATCCGGTCCATTTCTATAGGAGACTATGTTGTTCTTGGACCATGGCTTGGAAGGGTAAGTAAAGTAGTCGACTCTGTTACCATCTTGTTTGATGATGGGGCAAAATGTGAGGTCACTGCAACTGATCACAAGAAGATCTTTCCCATATCTCCCGACTTACTGGAAGATCCACAATACCAATATTATCCAGGACAGAGAGTGCAGGTTAGGCTCTCTACTCTTTCCAAGTCAGCTAGATGGCTATGTGGTGCTTGGAAGGAAAATCGTACTGATGGAACTGTTTGTGCTGTGGAAGCAGGATTGGTGTCTGTTGATTGGCTTGCCTCTGCTCTGGTTGGTTCTGGTTTGAGTTTGCCTGCACCCCCTTGTTGGCAGGACTCAAAAAAACTAACTTTGTTGTCATGTTTTTCACATGCAAACTGGCAGCTTGGAGATTGGTGTATGCTTCCAGTTTCTGATCGTAAGGGTGTTATGGAGAAAAATTGCCTTAGTGTGTCTACTTGTGAGCACATTCTAGGGCATATGAAATTAGAAAGAGGATTTAAGAGAATGAACCTCAGTTTTGAACGAGAGAACATCTTTGTTATGGTGAAGATAAAGACCAAAGTTGATGTTCAGTGGCAGGATGGTAGCTGCTCAGTGGGATTAGATCCACAATCTTTATTTCCCATAAATATTGTTGATGCACATGAATTTTGGCCTGAACAGTTTGTGCTGGAAAAGGGCACTTGTGATGACCCAAATGTTTCTAGCAGCCAAAGATGGGGTGTTGTTGAAGTGGTGGATGCTAAAGAACGAATTGTGAAAGTAAAATGGAAAAATTTTGCCTTGAATGAAGGAAATGATTTGGAGGAAGGCCTCATGGAAGAAACTGTGAGTGCTTATGAACTGGTTGAACACCCAGATTACTCGTACTGTCTTGGTGATTTCGTGTTTAGGTTGGAAAGGAACCAGCTTGTTGATCAAGCTGATGGACAGaatttcaataataatgcaATTGCAGAAATGGGTATGGGCAAAGAAATTCCCCTTAAAGGTGAGACTTGCAGTAAAGATCAGAATGAGTACTCTGATAAATATTATTCATCCCATATTGGCAATGTAGTGGGCTTCAAAGATGGTGGTGTCAAGGTGAAATGGGCTACTGGTCTTACAACCCAG GTTGCTCCTAATGAAATCTTTCGAATAGATAAATTTGAAGGTTCATCTACAACTCCCGAAGAAAACATTGAGGAATTGAATCACGAGTTGATTGAGGACGACAATCAATCTTCGCCAGGGAAAGAAAAG GATGTGTCAGATCTCAATATTGTTGATAAAGATTGCACAAAGTACCCATGGCAGTCTACTTCCTCCCTCCTTCCTCGAGCGGTTATTGGCTTTTTCTTGAGCATTGCAGCAAGTCTATTTGGTTCACCTGATTCCGCATTACTGTCAGGCCAATTGTCATCCAGCCACTGTTCAGAAGATGAAAATGAATCTGGGACTCATCTGAAAGGAGTATTAAACTCTTGCAATCCTTGCACTGAGGAGCAACATATTGTAGTAGATGACTTACAGGCATCTGGAGAGACAAGTGtaaaggaggaaatcaaagaGATTGGTGGAGATAAAGATCTTCCATTTTCATCAGGCAGCAAGAATCCAGAACAGTTTAGTCAGTTTGATATGGTTTGTGATTGTTCAGACCACCACTTTGTTGATAGTGCTGGCAAGGGATTGGCATTGTCTCAG GTTAAAATAGGTTGGTTGAAGAAGGTTCAGCAAGAATGGAGCATGCTTGAGAAAAATCTTCCTG AAACAATCTATGTCCGCATCTATGAGGAAAGGATGGATCTCCTGCGGGCAGCCATTGTTGGCCCATCTGCAACTCCATATCATGATGggcttttcttttttgatattttCCTCCCTCCAGAGTATCCTCATGAACCACCT TTGGTGCACTACAATTCTGGTGGGCTGCGTGTCAACCCTAACTTGTATGAATCTGGAAAGGTGTGCCTCAGTCTCCTCAATACATGGACAGGCACAGGCACAGAAGTATGGAATCCAGGGAGCTCCACCATTCTCCAAGTTCTTCTGTCCCTCCAGGCCCTTGTGCTTAATGAAAAGCCTTACTTTAATGAGGCTGGATATGACAAGCAAATGGGAAGAgctgaaggagagaaaaactccATCAGCTACAATGAAAATGCATTCATCGGTACCTGCAGATCCATTTTGTACCTGCTACGCAATCCACCCAAG CATTTTGAGGCACTTGTGGAGGAGCACTTCAATCAATGCTCCCAACATTTTCTACTAGCTTGTAAGGCCTACATGGAAGGAGCTCCGGTGGGTTGTGCTTTTGAACAAAAGAAAACTGCAGAAGAAAGTCAAAAGGGAAGCTCTACAGGTTTCAAGATCATGCTTGCTAAGCTTTTCCCCAAGCTTGTGGAGGCCTTTTCTGCTAGAGGAATTGATTGCAGCCAATTTGTTGAGATGGAAAAGGGAATATGCTACAATTGGGGTAAGCAACCATAG
- the LOC100253928 gene encoding uncharacterized protein LOC100253928 gives MESTSSSSFPMPKSRVCVRARINSSGNQHTFCVFSFFIFSVITNISTATSTPSSWPQISYAQHCNAIVPESASTEQQFESAAYGAGFLHIGNGYFTGGESILGQPPQFEGDSPSFVMFRHGALYRTQTEGVIKVRGNLFFRGSRIVSPLGNITHRRLLRFRINQPRIPIRRSSATFELNGFWSSDAGKLCMVGSGSSHSKEGNSRLFSVVFKLDFAQNSSIVYSLVRGTLESVDTEDSFNYFKPVSILGISQMRYEYTSIEKEIGSGFLSEYSSDEDASLSLDVSERPGLCSFVRSAGGFELEYESDCDTVNCSPLGGGTPGFSPKFMSFDQVECQDDGKVHMLLRFSNSSSHLFRTFIPDKTLVAEGAWNKKKNQLYVVACRILNVANSLADAFVGDCSIKLNLRFPATMSIKNRSTIVGQIWSNRTVNDLGYFGRIVFQDTGNVQIDLPGLKYEYTETDSISKACAKKKGVKHKGQVYPDGHSLDMRFDMSVRNSKGQVGWGHAFPLFVGDKFVGDQLYGKFRPHSPRLGGSEALVSTSHNSVVNISYKLSFTPSTSLMLVGKISSSRSVEISAEGIYDKETGVLCMVGCQHLQSNKPSTKNDSLDCKILVNVQFAPLNAGGRSVKGTIESTRGKSDQLYFQHLELSSSSIYLSQAAESIWRMDLEITLVLISNTFACVFVGLQLFYVKRHPDVLPLISIVMLIVLTLGHMIPLLLNFEALFVANRNRQNVFLGSGGWLEVNEVIVRVVTMIAFLLQFRLLQLTWSSRSNDGSENALWVSEKKVLYLSLPLYAGGALIAWFVHQWKNSYQIPLPRTRLAPVNYNQQHALWGELKSYAGLILDGFLLPQIMFNLFFNPKEKALASPFYVGTTVVRLLPHAYDLYRAHSSTWKFDLSYIYANPRMDLYSTAWDVIIPCGGMLFAALIYLQQRFGGHCILPKRFRESSVYEKVPVVINEQL, from the coding sequence ATGGAGTCCACCTCATCGTCTTCATTCCCAATGCCCAAATCTAGGGTTTGTGTTAGGGCTCGGATCAACTCTTCGGGAAATCAACACACGTTTTGTGTATTCAGCTTCTTCATCTTCTCCGTCATCACCAACATCTCCACAGCAACTTCTACACCTTCTTCATGGCCTCAAATCTCATACGCCCAACACTGCAACGCTATCGTTCCCGAATCCGCCTCAACAGAACAACAGTTTGAATCTGCCGCTTATGGCGCTGGATTCTTGCATATAGGGAACGGCTACTTCACCGGCGGCGAGTCAATTCTCGGCCAACCCCCGCAATTCGAGGGCGACTCTCCGAGTTTCGTCATGTTTCGCCACGGAGCTCTCTACAGAACCCAGACAGAAGGCGTTATCAAGGTCCGAGGAAACTTGTTTTTTCGGGGCTCCAGAATTGTCTCTCCACTGGGGAATATCACTCACCGGAGATTGCTCCGGTTCCGAATCAATCAGCCACGGATTCCGATTCGGAGGTCCTCCGCGACTTTCGAGCTTAATGGGTTTTGGTCATCAGATGCTGGGAAGCTGTGCATGGTTGGATCGGGTTCGAGTCACTCGAAAGAGGGTAATTCACGACTCTTCAGTGTTGTTTTTAAACTTGATTTTGCACAGAATTCGAGTATTGTTTATAGTTTGGTTCGTGGAACATTAGAGAGTGTAGATACTGAGGATAGTTTCAATTATTTCAAGCCAGTTTCCATATTGGGAATATCACAAATGAGATATGAATATACGTCGATAGAGAAAGAAATTGGGAGCGGGTTCTTGAGTGAGTATAGTAGTGATGAGGATGCATCTCTTAGTTTAGATGTGAGTGAACGCCCAGGTCTCTGTTCTTTTGTTAGGTCAGCAGGTGGGTTTGAATTGGAATATGAAAGTGATTGTGATACTGTCAATTGCAGTCCCCTTGGTGGTGGGACTCCTGGATTTTCACCAAAATTCATGTCTTTCGACCAAGTTGAGTGTCAGGATGATGGAAAGGTGCACATGTTGTTACGGTTTTCAAACTCCAGCTCTCATTTGTTCCGAACTTTTATTCCTGATAAGACATTAGTTGCCGAGGGAGCATGgaacaagaagaagaatcaGCTTTATGTTGTAGCTTGCAGAATCTTGAATGTTGCAAATTCTTTAGCTGATGCTTTTGTTGGGGATTGttcaataaaattgaatttgagaTTTCCAGCCACCATGTCAATAAAAAACAGGAGCACTATTGTGGGGCAAATTTGGAGCAATAGAACTGTGAATGATTTGGGTTACTTTGGTAGAATTGTGTTCCAGGATACTGGGAATGTACAAATTGATCTGCCTGGTTTAAAATATGAGTATACTGAGACTGACAGCATAAGTAAAGCTTGTGCAAAGAAAAAGGGGGTTAAACACAAGGGACAGGTATACCCTGACGGGCATTCGTTAGACATGAGATTTGACATGTCAGTTAGAAACAGCAAGGGGCAAGTAGGATGGGGTCATGCATTCCCTCTATTTGTGGGTGATAAGTTTGTGGGTGATCAATTATATGGGAAATTTCGCCCTCATTCACCAAGGTTGGGAGGGTCTGAAGCTCTAGTGAGCACCAGCCACAACAGTGTGGTAAATATCAGCTACAAGCTGAGCTTCACACCTTCAACTAGTCTCATGTTGGTGGGTAAGATTTCTTCATCTAGATCAGTAGAAATATCAGCAGAAGGGATATATGATAAGGAAACTGGTGTCCTGTGTATGGTAGGGTGTCAGCATCTGCAATCAAATAAACCATCAACAAAAAATGATTCACTGGACTGCAAAATTCTTGTCAATGTGCAATTCGCTCCATTGAATGCAGGTGGACGTAGTGTCAAGGGAACAATTGAAAGCACACGAGGAAAGTCAGACCAGCTTTATTTTCAACATCTTGAATTGTCTTCAAGTTCTATCTACTTGAGCCAAGCAGCAGAATCCATTTGGAGAATGGATCTGGAGATCACATTGGTTCTGATTTCTAATACATTTGCATGTGTCTTTGTGGGGTTGCAGCTTTTTTATGTGAAAAGGCACCCTGATGTACTTCCCCTCATTTCTATTGTGATGCTCATTGTCCTTACTTTGGGGCACATGATACCTCTACTGTTAAACTTTGAAGCTCTGTTTGTGGCAAACCGTAACCGGCAGAATGTTTTTCTTGGGAGTGGTGGCTGGCTTGAAGTAAATGAAGTAATTGTAAGGGTGGTTACAATGATAGCTTTCCTGTTGCAGTTTCGTCTTCTCCAACTGACATGGTCCTCAAGATCAAATGATGGAAGTGAAAATGCTTTGTGGGTATCTGAAAAGAAGGTTCTGTATTTGTCATTGCCATTGTATGCAGGTGGTGCATTGATTGCTTGGTTTGTGCATCAGTGGAAGAATTCTTACCAGATCCCATTACCACGAACACGGCTTGCACCTGTCAATTACAATCAACAGCATGCTCTCTGGGGTGAACTCAAATCTTATGCAGGTTTGATCCTGGACGGTTTTCTGCTCCCTCAGATAATGTTCAACTTATTCTTCAACCCCAAGGAAAAGGCTCTTGCCTCCCCCTTTTATGTTGGAACAACTGTTGTTCGTTTGCTACCACATGCATATGATCTTTACAGGGCCCATAGTTCTACCTGGAAATTTGATTTATCATACATTTATGCAAATCCTAGAATGGATCTTTATTCCACTGCCTGGGATGTCATTATCCCTTGTGGTGGTATGCTGTTTGCAGCCCTCATTTACTTGCAGCAGCGGTTTGGTGGCCATTGCATTCTTCCCAAGAGATTTAGAGAGAGTTCTGTATATGAGAAAGTACCTGTAGTTATCAATGAACAATTGTAA